A genomic segment from Amia ocellicauda isolate fAmiCal2 chromosome 13, fAmiCal2.hap1, whole genome shotgun sequence encodes:
- the zbtb49 gene encoding zinc finger and BTB domain-containing protein 49, with protein MESLSSHSSYLLQQLHEQRIQGLLCDCMLVVKGVCFKAHKNVLAAFSSYFRSLFQNSPGQKNDVFHLDITDVGGIGQILDFMYTSHLDLNQDNVQALLDVAQCLQVPNVLNMCNHFLKPYTPAVEAPGSLPGSASFSLPAVLTIETECMLGATLPSEMGLHCPSEAQKPACAPSDIDLSRRPQALLQTQTFDALSSAPAAPDKLSTHTYKLRNFYSKQYFKQNPALNGSLNPPLNTVAEEHFSSSVTDSNTPVDIPVGAVNTASESQGPVSTFMMPPATEDSECQSSGGKSSPVSRQVRTKKAVYLKKYNYLRSQKALEESTLQPAKTDNKTPVDANEAEVIDQHVGDLPGVSLMEEEVGEPANVSCSQLGSSSPAHLEEPEHNLVANSTDAALLQNYQKQYCCEMCGKTFKHPSNLELHKRSHTGEKPFQCNICGKNFSQAGNLQTHLRRHSGEKPYICEICGKSFAASGDVQRHIVIHTGEKPHLCDICGRGFSNFSNLKEHKKTHTTDKVFTCNQCGKSFNMQRKLLKHRIRHTGERPYSCQTCGKSFAGSGDLRRHVRTHTGERPYTCETCGKCFTRSAVLRRHRTVHCKSAQDSPAAEELASAVDSPFLQTVCHKSQDSDSFATLMSDKLPPAPSETPPGVDFAPGSSASFSELRSMVPHHLIAQQDKLCPDPIKLPKPPDSFAYTEENSANSEETLQPSSTSMIRPSLTALDNHCSLPVGNHRLSSASFRSNEAPFFSSVTLWGLAMKTLQNDNELEQ; from the exons ATGGAGTCTCTGTCCAGTCACAGCTCCTACCTCCTACAGCAGCTCCACGAGCAGCGAATCCAGGGACTGTTATGTGACTGCATGTTGGTAGTCAAGGGTGTCTGTTTCAAGGCCCATAAAAATGTCTTGGCTGCCTTTAGCTCATATTTTAG GTCCTTGTTCCAGAACTCACCAGGACAGAAGAACGACGTGTTTCATCTTGACATTACAGACGTAGGAGGCATTGGGCAGATTCTGGATTTTATGTATACATCCCATCTCGACCTGAATCAGGACAACGTTCAGGCCCTGTTAGATGTGGCTCAGTGTCTGCAGGTCCCGAACGTGCTCAACATGTGCAATCATTTCCTGAAGCCCTACACTCCTGCCGTGGAAGCCCCAGGAAGCCTCCCTGGCAGTGCCTCGTTTTCTCTCCCGGCCGTTCTGACAATAGAGACTGAATGCATGCTCGGGGCCACTCTGCCTTCTGAGATGGGACTACACTGCCCCTCTGAGGCCCAGAAACCGGCCTGTGCGCCATCGGACATTGACCTTTCTAGGAGACCACAGGCCCTTTTGCAAACCCAGACCTTTGACGCTCTAAGCAGTGCCCCTGCTGCCCCTGATAAGCTGTCAACTCACACCTACAAGCTGCGTAACTTCTACagcaaacaatattttaaacaaaatccaGCATTAAATGGGAGTTTGAACCCACCGCTAAATACCGTGGCAGAGGAGCACTTCTCATCCAGTGTTACTGACTCAAACACTCCAGTTGATATACCAGTAGGTGCTGTGAATACTGCTTCTGAGTCTCAAGGCCCTGTGTCTACTTTTATGATGCCACCCGCAACAGAAGACTCTGAATGTCAGAGCTCTGGAGGGAAGAGTTCTCCCGTTAGTCGGCAAGTTCGGACAAAAAAGGCTGTCTATCTGAAGAAATACAACTACCTACGGTCCCAGAAAGCTTTGGAGGAATCTACATTGCAGCCAGCCAAGACGGACAACAAAACTCCAGTTGATGCAAATGAAGCCGAGGTTATAGACCAACATGTAGGTGACTTGCCTGGGGTTAGCCTAATGGAGGAAGAAGTAGGTGAACCTGCTAATGTGTCATGCTCCCAACTTGGAAGCTCCTCCCCTGCTCACCTGGAGGAGCCTGAGCACAATTTAGTAGCTAACTCCACAGATGCTGCCCTACTCCAGAACTACCAGAAGCAATATTGTTGTGAGATGTGTGGAAAGACATTCAAGCACCCCAGTAATCTGGAACTCCATAAGCGCTCACACACAG GTGAAAAGCCTTTTCAGTGTAACATATGTGGGAAAAACTTTTCGCAg GCAGGTAATCTACAGACTCATTTACGGCGACACTCAGGCGAAAAACCATACATTTGTGAAATCTGCGGGAAAAG CTTCGCAGCCTCTGGTGACGTTCAGCGGCACATTGtgattcacacaggagagaaacctcATCTGTGTGACATCTGTGGCCGAG GTTTCAGTAACTTCAGCAACCTGAAGGAGCACAAGAAAACACACACTACTGACAAAGTGTTTACTTGTAACCAATGCGGCAAGTCTTTTAACATGCAGAGGAAATTGCTTAAACACCGGATCAGACACACTGGAGAGAGGCCTTACAGCTGCCAAACATGTG GGAAGAGTTTTGCCGGTTCTGGAGACTTGCGGAGACACGTGCGGACACACACGGGCGAGCGGCCCTACACTTGTGAGACCTGTGGCAAGTGCTTCACCCGCTCAGCTGTCCTGAGGAGACACAGGACCGTGCACTGCAAGAGCGCCCAGGACAGCCCGGCGGCGGAGGAGCTTGCCAGCGCGGTGGACAGCCCCTTCCTGCAGACGGTGTGCCACAAATCCCAGGACTCGGATTCTTTTGCGACCCTGATGTCAGACAAGCTGCCCCCGGCCCCGAGCGAGACCCCTCCGGGGGTTGACTTCGCCCCGGGCTCTTCGGCTTCCTTCTCCGAGCTCCGGTCCATGGTGCCTCACCACCTGATAGCTCAGCAGGACAAGTTGTGTCCGGATCCCATTAAACTCCCAAAGCCTCCTGATTCATTTGCATACACCGAGGAAAACAGCGCGAACAGCGAGGAGACGCTGCAGCCATCCAGCACGTCCATGATCCGCCCGTCCCTGACGGCGCTGGATAATCACTGCAGTCTCCCTGTGGGAAACCATCGCCTGAGTTCTGCCTCGTTCCGGAGCAATGAGGCGCCCTTCTTCTCCAGCGTGACACTGTGGGGATTAGCGATGAAGACGCTGCAAAATGATAACGAACTGGAGCAATAA
- the LOC136766523 gene encoding neuronal vesicle trafficking-associated protein 1-like, whose protein sequence is MVKLGNNFCEKNSIKQPVSEDGFDTIPLITPLDVNQLQFPPPDKVVVKTKTDYEVDHKKGKFRSPKIAEFTISIIEGVSERLKVTLLVLCALAFLVCVVFLVVYKVYQYDQTCPEGFFFQHNRCIPAGMDSYYSEQGPSARGKFYTVINHYNLAKQTITRSVSPWMTVMSEEKVSEQETETAEKVA, encoded by the exons ATGGTGAAACTGGGAAACAATTTTTGTGAGAAGAATAGCATAAAGCAACCCGTCTCGGAAGATGGATTTGACACCATTCCCCTTATCACACCCCTAGATGTCAATCAGCTGCAATTCCCTCCTCCTGATAAG GTTGTGGTGAAAACCAAAACAGACTATGAGGTGGACCACAAGAAGGGGAAGTTCCGTTCACCTAAAATAGCTGAATTTACAATCAGCATCATTGAGGGCGTCTCTGAACGACTCAAA GTAACCCTTCTAGTCCTCTGTGCACTGGCATTCCTGGTCTGTGTAGTGTTCCTGGTGGTCTACAAAGTCTACCAATATGACCAAACCTGTCCAGAGGGGTTTTTCTTCcag CACAACCGCTGTATCCCAGCTGGAATGGACAGTTATTACTCTGAACAAGGCCCCAGCGCCCGAGGAAAATTCTACACTGTTATTAACCACTACAACCTGGCCAAGCAGACCATCACTCGCTCGGTATCACCCTGGATGACAGTGATGTCTGAAGAAAAGGTATCTGAAcaggagacagagacagcaGAAAAAGTGGCTTAG